From Aliarcobacter butzleri, the proteins below share one genomic window:
- the trpD gene encoding anthranilate phosphoribosyltransferase encodes MFNETKLKFDDIFENKLSQEEIREYLLNLYEVGETASQLAGAASAMREHLIPLPISEELRQKSIDVVGTGGDKSYSFNISSTVSILLSACGCYVAKHGNRSVTSKSGSADMLEALGMNLNLSLENTAKMLEETGFAFMFAANHHPAMKYITPVRKTIPHRTIMNIVGPLSNPAGVEKQVIGVFDKSYINKIAAALDILDSKRAMILSSNDGMDEISVSDITHATLLLNGKITDIEINPENYGIPLSSKEDIVGEGPEFNAKLTRDILSKKIVGAKLDIVLLNAAAALIVDEKARDFKDGIDMAKEAIISGAAQNKLGQIIKVSKQLS; translated from the coding sequence ATGTTTAATGAAACAAAGCTAAAGTTTGATGATATTTTTGAAAACAAACTTTCGCAAGAGGAAATAAGAGAATATTTATTAAATCTTTATGAAGTAGGAGAAACAGCATCTCAGTTAGCAGGAGCAGCTAGCGCTATGAGAGAGCATCTTATTCCACTTCCAATTTCAGAAGAGTTAAGACAAAAATCAATAGATGTTGTTGGAACAGGTGGAGATAAAAGTTATAGTTTTAATATTTCAAGTACAGTTTCTATACTACTTAGTGCTTGTGGTTGTTATGTTGCAAAACATGGAAATAGAAGTGTTACAAGCAAAAGTGGAAGCGCAGATATGCTAGAAGCTTTAGGTATGAATCTGAATTTGAGTTTGGAAAATACAGCAAAAATGTTAGAAGAGACAGGATTTGCTTTTATGTTTGCTGCAAATCATCATCCCGCAATGAAATATATAACTCCCGTTAGAAAAACAATCCCTCATAGAACGATTATGAATATAGTTGGACCTTTATCAAATCCTGCTGGTGTAGAAAAACAAGTAATTGGAGTATTTGATAAAAGTTACATAAATAAAATCGCAGCTGCTTTAGATATTCTTGATAGCAAAAGAGCTATGATATTATCTTCAAATGATGGAATGGATGAGATATCGGTTTCTGATATTACTCATGCAACACTTCTGTTAAACGGGAAAATTACGGATATTGAGATAAATCCTGAAAATTATGGAATACCATTATCAAGTAAAGAAGATATTGTTGGAGAAGGTCCAGAATTTAATGCTAAATTAACAAGAGATATTTTATCTAAAAAAATCGTTGGTGCTAAGCTTGATATTGTATTGTTAAATGCAGCAGCAGCACTTATAGTTGATGAAAAAGCAAGAGATTTTAAAGATGGTATAGATATGGCAAAAGAGGCGATTATTAGTGGTGCTGCACAAAATAAACTTGGGCAGATTATAAAAGTATCAAAGCAGTTAAGTTAA
- a CDS encoding DUF234 domain-containing protein, translated as MIILDKSIREQFSIFCKTNNITDMQIAIKYFTIFGGLDIQIDTTKSIIELIEKHILNNYNHFRSEINRLTGGYHVDSAILTGIALGDRKTTNAFKRAHVSFEEGMKCVESLCEKEIIEIDSSQNFLLGKRNDSKTPKKLIFTNPFVRFWFGFISPIYKGIKEGNYEEFKIKFEGRESDFSDFIFEELALSFVKNTFVEDKIKQHGQYWNEKIQIPIVAKTTSDKTIIGFCKYTDNKMKKSELNKFLEDCKKEDISADIIVIFTKNGYSTELKTLKSETLKLFNVKSLKALVQ; from the coding sequence ATGATTATATTAGATAAATCAATAAGAGAACAATTCAGCATTTTTTGTAAAACAAATAATATAACAGATATGCAAATAGCAATAAAATATTTTACGATATTTGGTGGACTTGATATACAAATAGATACAACAAAATCTATAATAGAACTAATAGAAAAACATATTTTAAACAATTACAATCATTTTAGAAGCGAAATAAATCGTTTAACAGGTGGTTATCATGTTGATAGTGCGATTCTTACAGGAATAGCACTAGGAGATAGAAAAACAACAAATGCTTTTAAAAGAGCTCATGTAAGCTTTGAAGAAGGTATGAAATGCGTAGAATCACTTTGTGAAAAAGAGATTATAGAAATTGACTCTTCACAAAATTTTCTTTTAGGTAAAAGAAATGATTCTAAAACACCAAAAAAATTAATCTTTACAAATCCATTTGTTAGATTTTGGTTTGGATTTATTTCTCCTATTTATAAAGGAATAAAAGAGGGAAATTATGAAGAATTTAAAATAAAATTTGAAGGAAGAGAGTCTGATTTTAGCGATTTTATATTCGAAGAATTAGCTTTATCTTTTGTAAAAAATACATTTGTTGAAGATAAAATCAAACAACATGGTCAATACTGGAATGAAAAAATCCAAATTCCTATAGTTGCAAAAACAACTTCAGATAAAACAATAATTGGATTTTGTAAATATACAGATAATAAAATGAAAAAAAGTGAATTAAACAAATTTTTAGAAGATTGTAAAAAAGAAGATATATCTGCTGATATCATAGTTATTTTTACTAAAAATGGATATTCAACAGAATTAAAAACTCTAAAAAGTGAGACTTTAAAACTATTTAATGTTAAAAGTTTGAAAGCTTTGGTTCAATAG
- a CDS encoding S4 domain-containing protein — translation MRIDKFLNAVNITKRRAVAEDMLEHKVVFLNDQAVKKAKEVKVGDIIEIKYLEKSEKFKILQIPSTKSTPKSKIDEYVQKLN, via the coding sequence ATGAGAATAGATAAATTTTTAAACGCAGTTAATATTACTAAACGAAGAGCAGTTGCTGAAGATATGCTTGAACATAAAGTAGTATTTTTAAATGACCAAGCTGTAAAAAAAGCTAAAGAGGTAAAAGTTGGAGATATTATAGAGATAAAATATCTTGAAAAAAGTGAAAAATTTAAAATTTTACAAATACCATCTACAAAATCAACACCAAAATCAAAAATAGATGAATATGTACAAAAACTAAATTAA
- a CDS encoding argininosuccinate synthase, whose translation MSKKDIKKVVLAYSGGLDTSIILKWLQDEYNAEVITFTADLGQGEEVEPARQKAIACGIKPENVFILDIKEEFVKDYVFPMFRANAIYEGEYLLGTSIARPLIAKKLVEIANQKGAEAVSHGATGKGNDQVRFELGALALNPDLKVIAPWREWTLNSRESLLEYAKKNGIEISQKHVDENGNPKISPYSMDANLLHISYEGLHLENPANEPEESMWLWTNSPEQAPDEAEYITIGYKNGDPISINGKELSPATLLKTLNDYGNKHGIGRVDIVENRYVGMKARGCYETPGGTIMLKAHRAIESLTLDREAAHLKDELMPRYAKLIYQGYWFSPEREMLQAAIDATQKNVEGTVRLKLYKGNVTVVGRESSKSLYDDAYSTFEKDEVYNQKDAEGFIRLNALRFIIAGKKNNKK comes from the coding sequence ATGAGTAAAAAAGATATAAAAAAAGTTGTTCTTGCATATAGTGGAGGTTTAGATACTTCTATTATTTTAAAATGGCTTCAAGATGAATATAATGCAGAAGTTATCACTTTTACAGCTGATTTAGGACAAGGTGAAGAAGTTGAACCTGCAAGACAAAAAGCTATTGCTTGTGGAATAAAACCTGAAAATGTTTTTATTTTAGATATTAAAGAAGAGTTTGTTAAAGATTATGTTTTCCCAATGTTTAGAGCAAATGCTATTTATGAAGGTGAATATCTTTTAGGAACTTCTATTGCAAGACCATTAATTGCTAAAAAACTTGTAGAAATTGCAAATCAAAAAGGTGCAGAAGCAGTAAGTCATGGAGCAACAGGAAAAGGAAATGACCAAGTAAGATTTGAACTTGGAGCATTAGCTTTAAATCCAGATTTAAAAGTTATTGCACCTTGGAGAGAGTGGACTTTAAATTCAAGAGAAAGTTTACTTGAATATGCTAAAAAAAATGGAATTGAAATATCACAAAAACATGTTGATGAAAATGGAAATCCAAAAATCAGCCCATATTCTATGGATGCAAATTTACTTCACATCTCTTATGAAGGTTTACACTTAGAAAATCCAGCAAATGAACCAGAAGAATCAATGTGGTTATGGACAAATTCTCCAGAACAAGCACCTGATGAAGCTGAATATATTACTATTGGATATAAAAATGGAGACCCTATTTCTATAAATGGAAAAGAGTTATCACCAGCAACTTTACTTAAAACTTTAAATGATTATGGAAATAAACATGGAATTGGAAGAGTTGATATTGTTGAAAACAGATATGTTGGTATGAAAGCTCGTGGTTGTTATGAAACTCCAGGTGGAACAATTATGTTAAAAGCTCATAGAGCAATAGAGTCTTTAACACTAGATAGAGAAGCTGCACATTTAAAAGATGAATTAATGCCAAGATATGCAAAACTAATTTATCAAGGATATTGGTTCTCACCAGAAAGAGAAATGCTTCAAGCTGCTATTGATGCAACTCAAAAAAATGTAGAAGGAACTGTTAGATTAAAACTTTATAAAGGAAATGTAACTGTTGTAGGAAGAGAATCAAGTAAATCTCTTTATGATGATGCTTATTCAACTTTTGAAAAAGATGAAGTTTATAACCAAAAAGATGCAGAAGGATTTATCAGACTTAACGCTCTAAGATTTATCATTGCAGGTAAAAAAAACAATAAAAAATAA
- a CDS encoding AMP-binding protein, whose amino-acid sequence MRFDFKLLDFVECEKDGQKLAVCGSNKDLTWNEFKSEVELFKEKLLKYNLPKGHPVIIYGHKEVEFIVSMVACMSLGYPYIPIDTIYPKERVDKIFGIVKSSIIIDIIENKIDFDEKNLSTTYFLDDPIIYIIFTSGSTGEPKGVQITQNAILDFQNWLNNDFGLPQNSVFMNQAPFSFDLSVYELVGFLSFGGTIVLNSKDTIENHLEYFERLKKYACNVWVSTPSFISKLLLSSEFVEDNIKSLKTFLFCGEVLPSTTVKRIKNNFPNSKVLNTYGPTEATVATTIVEITPEILEKYSKSLPVGYVKPGTVINLLDIDSENIGEMEIVGDNVSIGYFNNEELNKQKFEKKYEKRSFRTGDFGYFEDNLLFFANRKDELIKLHGFRIELGEIDKELTNNEFIEEAITIPLKRGNEVVKLISFIVSKNDLDIEKLKKDISKNLPYYMVPSDIIILDEFSYNANHKIDKNELINIYKNM is encoded by the coding sequence ATGAGATTTGATTTTAAACTTTTAGATTTTGTTGAGTGTGAAAAAGATGGTCAAAAATTAGCAGTTTGTGGAAGTAATAAAGATTTAACTTGGAATGAATTTAAAAGTGAAGTAGAACTTTTCAAAGAAAAACTTTTAAAATATAATCTTCCTAAAGGTCATCCAGTTATTATTTATGGGCATAAAGAAGTAGAATTCATAGTAAGTATGGTTGCTTGTATGAGTTTGGGATATCCATATATTCCTATTGATACTATTTATCCAAAAGAGAGAGTTGATAAAATATTTGGAATTGTAAAATCATCTATAATTATTGATATTATAGAAAATAAAATAGATTTTGATGAAAAAAATCTTTCTACAACATACTTTTTAGATGACCCAATTATTTATATAATTTTTACATCAGGAAGTACTGGTGAACCAAAAGGTGTACAAATAACACAAAATGCTATTTTAGATTTCCAAAATTGGTTAAATAATGATTTTGGATTACCTCAAAATAGTGTTTTTATGAATCAAGCTCCTTTTAGTTTTGACTTATCAGTTTATGAGTTAGTTGGATTTTTAAGTTTTGGTGGAACTATTGTTTTAAATAGTAAAGATACAATAGAAAATCATCTTGAATATTTTGAAAGATTAAAAAAATATGCTTGTAATGTTTGGGTTTCAACACCATCATTTATTAGTAAATTATTGCTTTCAAGTGAATTTGTGGAAGATAATATAAAAAGTTTAAAAACATTTTTATTTTGTGGAGAAGTTTTACCATCAACTACTGTAAAAAGAATAAAAAACAATTTTCCAAATTCAAAAGTTTTAAATACTTATGGTCCAACTGAAGCTACTGTTGCTACGACAATAGTAGAAATAACGCCAGAAATTTTAGAAAAATATTCTAAGAGTTTACCTGTTGGTTATGTAAAACCTGGAACAGTTATAAATCTATTAGATATTGATAGTGAAAATATAGGTGAAATGGAAATAGTTGGAGATAATGTATCTATTGGATATTTCAATAATGAAGAGTTAAATAAACAGAAATTTGAAAAGAAATATGAAAAAAGAAGTTTTAGAACTGGAGATTTTGGATATTTTGAAGATAACTTACTCTTTTTTGCAAATAGAAAAGATGAACTTATAAAACTTCATGGGTTCAGAATAGAATTAGGTGAAATTGATAAAGAACTTACAAATAATGAGTTTATAGAAGAAGCTATTACAATTCCTCTAAAAAGAGGAAATGAAGTAGTAAAACTTATCTCATTTATTGTTAGTAAAAATGATTTAGATATTGAAAAGTTAAAAAAAGATATTTCAAAAAATCTTCCATATTATATGGTTCCATCAGATATTATTATTTTAGATGAGTTTTCATATAATGCAAATCATAAAATAGATAAAAATGAGTTAATAAATATTTATAAAAATATGTAG
- a CDS encoding MBOAT family O-acyltransferase, protein MEDFLPFSGIGFFAISFIFILFLHLFKNILKRFISYKTVIFLSVVIYISICIPDSYKLFLLLLYVYIIYLIFVSNNYQETIFPMIVIAFPMILHKLDIDPIFKIIGISYITFRTIQAIVDSQNYGKLSFMEFTSFLLFPTTLLAGPIDRSYRFQEDLKKGYENLTLQNVGKGWDILIVGVLFKFVIAQLVAMYWLAKIDENSTNFLDMANSAYSYTTYLFFDFAGYSAMAVGLSFMIGIFIPMNFNHPYLAPNPQDFWRRFHITLGTWLTDYFFKPLYKYLHKYPYLKNRKLLLQNIAITCTFLLMGMWNGLTWYFIFSGFLFGIYSSIHNAYVLYVKKGGYDYFSFFPEIISINLKRFLMINGAVFALYFFSGRVPL, encoded by the coding sequence GTGGAAGATTTTTTACCTTTTTCAGGAATAGGCTTTTTTGCCATAAGTTTCATTTTTATTCTTTTTTTACATTTATTTAAAAATATTTTAAAAAGATTTATTTCGTATAAAACAGTTATATTTTTGTCAGTTGTTATTTATATATCTATTTGTATACCAGATTCTTATAAACTTTTTCTTTTACTTTTATATGTTTATATAATTTATCTGATTTTTGTATCAAACAACTATCAAGAAACTATTTTTCCTATGATTGTTATTGCTTTTCCTATGATTTTGCATAAATTAGATATTGATCCAATCTTCAAAATTATTGGTATTTCATATATTACATTTAGAACAATTCAAGCGATTGTTGATAGTCAAAATTATGGAAAACTATCTTTTATGGAGTTTACATCTTTTTTACTTTTTCCAACAACACTTTTAGCAGGTCCAATTGATAGGTCATATAGATTTCAAGAAGATTTGAAAAAAGGTTATGAAAATTTAACTTTACAAAATGTTGGTAAAGGTTGGGATATTTTAATCGTTGGAGTTTTATTTAAGTTTGTAATCGCACAATTAGTAGCTATGTATTGGCTAGCAAAAATTGATGAAAATAGTACAAATTTTCTTGATATGGCAAATAGTGCTTATTCATACACAACATATCTATTTTTTGATTTTGCTGGATATAGTGCGATGGCAGTAGGTTTGAGTTTTATGATAGGTATTTTTATCCCAATGAACTTTAATCATCCATATCTTGCACCAAATCCTCAAGATTTCTGGAGAAGATTTCATATTACTTTAGGAACTTGGTTGACAGATTATTTCTTTAAACCTTTATATAAATATCTTCATAAATATCCATATTTGAAAAATAGAAAATTGCTTCTACAAAATATAGCAATAACTTGTACTTTTTTACTTATGGGAATGTGGAATGGTTTAACTTGGTATTTTATTTTTAGTGGTTTTTTATTTGGGATTTATTCAAGTATTCACAATGCTTATGTTTTATATGTAAAAAAAGGAGGATATGACTATTTTTCATTTTTCCCTGAAATTATAAGTATAAATTTAAAAAGGTTTTTGATGATAAATGGTGCAGTTTTTGCTTTATATTTTTTTAGTGGGAGGGTTCCATTATGA
- a CDS encoding D-alanyl-lipoteichoic acid biosynthesis protein DltD produces MNKFFINIFALFISSFIVFLGVFIFKDEILEYYTKPLQDTLQKTVSLQTDLESGKIVLFGSSELVKYPNQRFLPQKFFNNELNIPLRVQGNEGHQTFVIMSQLAALDNETIRNNARVVVLLSPSWFTGSNENGLTMPKFLEYMYSGMMNKLYFESETDDKYRYLISDYIKENVSLIKEPSFIYKYPLNVLEKDYLNNEIKKFIIQNFDYKNVKVETLNYVKPKLDYDKLRVEAKNIEIPSSNNSFGINNEYYSKYIEPEIVKNNFPFSIIIPPELDKNQEFQDFLVLLDFLDNYKIKPLFIMQDLNPYVFVGNREEANELMAIIKSKVLEHNFEYMDMWTYKKENYEMNSLTDIVHLDELGWIRVNQKIIDYFMK; encoded by the coding sequence GTGAATAAATTTTTTATAAATATTTTTGCTTTATTTATTTCATCTTTTATTGTCTTTTTAGGGGTTTTTATTTTTAAAGATGAAATTCTTGAATATTATACAAAACCTTTACAAGATACACTACAAAAGACTGTAAGTTTACAAACTGATTTAGAAAGTGGAAAGATTGTATTATTTGGTTCTTCAGAGTTAGTAAAATATCCCAACCAAAGATTTTTACCACAAAAATTTTTCAATAATGAATTAAACATACCATTAAGAGTTCAAGGTAATGAAGGGCATCAAACTTTTGTAATAATGTCTCAATTAGCAGCTTTAGATAATGAAACGATAAGAAATAATGCACGAGTAGTAGTTCTTTTATCTCCAAGTTGGTTTACAGGTTCTAATGAAAATGGTTTAACTATGCCAAAGTTTTTGGAATATATGTATTCAGGAATGATGAATAAACTATATTTTGAAAGCGAAACAGATGATAAATATAGATATTTAATAAGTGACTATATAAAAGAGAATGTATCTTTAATAAAAGAGCCAAGTTTTATATATAAATACCCTTTAAACGTTTTAGAAAAAGATTATTTAAACAATGAAATCAAAAAATTTATAATTCAAAATTTTGATTATAAAAATGTAAAAGTAGAAACACTAAATTATGTTAAACCAAAATTGGATTATGATAAATTAAGAGTTGAAGCTAAAAATATAGAAATTCCTTCTTCAAATAATAGTTTTGGCATCAATAATGAATACTATTCAAAATATATTGAACCAGAAATTGTGAAAAATAATTTTCCATTTTCAATAATAATACCCCCTGAATTAGATAAAAACCAAGAGTTCCAAGATTTTTTAGTATTACTTGACTTTTTAGATAATTATAAAATAAAACCACTATTCATAATGCAAGATTTGAACCCTTATGTTTTTGTAGGTAATAGAGAAGAAGCTAATGAATTAATGGCTATAATAAAGTCAAAAGTCTTAGAACATAATTTTGAGTATATGGATATGTGGACATATAAGAAAGAGAATTATGAAATGAATAGCTTAACAGATATTGTTCATTTAGACGAGTTAGGTTGGATAAGAGTCAACCAAAAAATTATTGATTATTTTATGAAGTAA
- a CDS encoding acyl carrier protein, whose product MDIIERIKPLVEEIAFKKVEIDEPLYTSNLIDSMGTVDLAMMLEEEFNIKIDTRDIIESNFDSIEKLVNYIKSRI is encoded by the coding sequence ATGGATATTATAGAAAGAATTAAACCATTAGTAGAAGAGATAGCATTTAAGAAAGTTGAAATAGATGAACCTTTATATACTTCAAATTTAATTGATAGTATGGGAACAGTTGATTTAGCTATGATGTTAGAAGAAGAGTTCAATATCAAAATTGATACAAGAGATATTATTGAAAGTAATTTTGATAGTATAGAAAAATTGGTAAATTATATAAAAAGTAGAATTTAG
- a CDS encoding gamma carbonic anhydrase family protein yields the protein MILKFKEFYPKIDPSAWIAPSADLIGNIEIGEDSSIWFGCVIRSDINEVKIGKNTNIQDLSCIHTDTNSKTIIGNNVTVGHKVMLHGCIIEDNCLIGMSATILDNAVIGEGSIVGANSLVTAGKVFPPRSMIMGSPAKVVKQLSQEDVDKLIAHAGRYVEYKNEYR from the coding sequence ATGATATTAAAATTTAAAGAATTTTACCCAAAAATTGACCCAAGTGCTTGGATTGCACCAAGTGCAGATTTAATAGGAAACATCGAAATTGGCGAGGATTCTTCTATTTGGTTTGGTTGTGTTATAAGATCAGATATAAATGAAGTTAAAATTGGAAAGAATACAAATATTCAAGATTTATCTTGTATTCATACAGATACAAATAGTAAAACTATAATTGGTAATAATGTAACAGTTGGACATAAAGTTATGCTTCATGGATGTATTATTGAAGATAATTGTCTAATTGGTATGAGTGCAACTATCTTAGATAATGCTGTAATTGGAGAAGGAAGTATCGTTGGAGCAAATTCACTTGTAACTGCTGGAAAAGTTTTTCCACCAAGAAGTATGATTATGGGAAGTCCAGCAAAAGTAGTAAAACAATTATCTCAAGAAGATGTTGATAAACTTATAGCTCATGCAGGTCGTTATGTAGAATATAAAAATGAATATAGATAA
- a CDS encoding SulP family inorganic anion transporter — MVKTYFKKEEWFGNIKNDTLAGIVVALALIPEAIAFSIIAGVDPKVGLYASFCIAVVISFVGGRPGMISAATGAMALLMVTLVKDHGLQYLLAATLLTGVLQIIAGYLQLGRFMSFVPRAVVVGFVNALAILIFMAQLPELTNVTWHVYALTLAGLGIIYLFPYIPKIGTMLPSPLVTIVVLTLVVFFMGIDVRTVGDMGQLPDTLPIFLFPEIPLNLETLWIILPYSVSFAVVGLLESLMTSTIVDDLTDTTSDANRECKGQGVANIASGLIGGMAGCAMIGQSVINVKSGGRGRLSTFLAGFLLLIMVVFLSDIISIIPMAALVAVMIMVSIGTFDWGSIKKLQTLPLSTNIVMLTTVAVTVYTHNLAHGVFAGVLLASLFFANKISHFMYCETSYNEDNTIKTYKFVGQVFFNSADKFYKTFDFKEVVDKVVIDLTRAHFWDISAVYALDKAVIKLRREGTEVEVIGQNEASSTIIDRFGVHDKPEEIEKVMGGH, encoded by the coding sequence ATGGTAAAAACATATTTTAAAAAAGAGGAATGGTTTGGAAATATAAAAAATGATACTTTAGCAGGTATCGTTGTTGCACTTGCACTAATACCTGAAGCAATAGCTTTTTCAATTATTGCAGGAGTTGACCCAAAAGTTGGATTATATGCTTCATTTTGTATTGCAGTTGTAATTTCATTTGTAGGAGGACGTCCTGGAATGATTAGTGCTGCAACTGGAGCTATGGCTCTTTTAATGGTTACACTTGTAAAAGACCATGGTTTGCAATATCTTTTAGCAGCAACACTTTTAACTGGAGTATTGCAAATAATAGCAGGTTATTTACAACTAGGAAGATTTATGAGTTTTGTTCCAAGAGCAGTTGTTGTAGGATTTGTAAATGCTTTGGCAATTTTAATATTTATGGCTCAATTACCCGAACTTACTAATGTAACTTGGCATGTATATGCTTTAACTCTTGCAGGTCTTGGTATAATCTATCTTTTCCCATATATTCCAAAAATTGGAACAATGCTTCCATCACCTCTTGTAACTATTGTAGTTCTAACCCTTGTTGTATTTTTTATGGGAATAGATGTAAGAACTGTTGGAGATATGGGACAACTTCCTGATACTTTACCAATATTTTTATTTCCTGAGATTCCTTTGAATCTTGAAACATTATGGATAATTTTGCCCTATTCTGTATCTTTTGCTGTTGTAGGATTACTTGAATCACTTATGACTTCAACTATTGTTGATGATTTAACAGATACTACAAGTGATGCAAATAGAGAGTGTAAAGGTCAAGGAGTTGCTAATATAGCTTCAGGTTTAATCGGTGGAATGGCAGGATGTGCTATGATTGGACAATCTGTAATTAATGTAAAATCAGGTGGAAGAGGAAGATTATCAACTTTTTTAGCTGGTTTTTTACTACTAATAATGGTTGTTTTTTTAAGTGATATTATCTCTATTATTCCTATGGCTGCACTTGTGGCTGTTATGATAATGGTTTCTATTGGTACATTTGATTGGGGAAGTATTAAAAAACTTCAAACACTACCACTATCTACAAATATTGTAATGCTAACAACTGTTGCAGTTACAGTTTATACACATAATTTAGCCCATGGAGTATTTGCAGGAGTTCTTTTAGCTTCACTATTTTTTGCTAATAAAATATCTCACTTTATGTATTGTGAAACTTCATATAATGAAGATAATACAATTAAAACTTATAAATTTGTTGGTCAAGTATTTTTTAATAGTGCAGATAAATTTTATAAAACATTTGATTTTAAAGAAGTTGTTGATAAAGTAGTAATTGATTTAACAAGAGCTCACTTTTGGGATATATCAGCTGTTTATGCACTTGATAAAGCAGTTATAAAACTAAGACGAGAAGGAACAGAAGTTGAAGTTATTGGACAAAATGAAGCAAGTTCGACTATAATTGATAGATTTGGAGTTCATGATAAACCAGAAGAGATTGAAAAAGTAATGGGAGGACACTAA
- a CDS encoding universal stress protein has protein sequence MNKVLVCLDGSNLSKAVCDYGIDIAKKLNLPLVLLNVIEHSNISKKVNLSGNIGLGSKDDLLEELANEEMNESKQLILKGKAILKEMEEYVKSQNLTNYATLQKHGTLYETLDELSSNLRIAIIGLNGENSKDIGSNVEELIRTLNIPILLVNSEFKEVNSILMAYDGSSYAKKSIDIAVKNPIFPNTKRYIVNVNSNENESHRILNEASLIFKNANIDVETSSLNGDSVESILQYQKEKNLDIIAMGAYSHNRFRSAIFGSFTTKMLLNSKVPLLLFR, from the coding sequence ATGAATAAAGTATTAGTTTGCCTTGATGGCTCAAACCTTTCAAAAGCAGTTTGTGATTATGGAATAGATATAGCAAAAAAACTTAATCTACCTTTGGTTTTATTAAATGTAATAGAACATTCTAATATTTCTAAGAAAGTTAATCTTTCTGGAAATATTGGACTTGGTTCTAAAGATGATTTATTAGAAGAATTAGCCAATGAAGAGATGAATGAGAGTAAACAGCTAATTTTAAAAGGTAAAGCTATTTTAAAAGAGATGGAAGAGTATGTTAAATCTCAAAATTTAACAAACTATGCTACTTTACAAAAACATGGAACTTTATATGAAACATTAGATGAACTCTCAAGTAATTTAAGAATTGCAATTATAGGCTTAAATGGTGAGAACAGTAAAGATATAGGATCAAACGTTGAAGAGCTAATAAGAACATTGAATATTCCAATTTTACTTGTAAATAGTGAGTTTAAAGAGGTAAATTCTATTTTAATGGCTTATGATGGAAGCTCTTATGCTAAAAAATCAATTGATATTGCGGTAAAAAATCCAATATTTCCAAATACAAAGAGATATATTGTAAATGTAAATAGCAATGAAAATGAGTCACATAGAATTTTAAATGAAGCTAGTTTGATATTTAAAAATGCAAATATAGATGTTGAGACTTCATCTTTAAATGGAGATAGTGTTGAATCTATTTTACAATATCAAAAAGAAAAAAACTTAGATATTATTGCTATGGGCGCTTATAGTCATAATAGATTTAGAAGTGCAATATTTGGGAGTTTTACAACAAAAATGTTGTTAAATTCTAAAGTTCCATTGTTATTGTTTAGATAA